A single region of the Anaerolineales bacterium genome encodes:
- a CDS encoding BMP family ABC transporter substrate-binding protein, with protein MKKSYALLSLLVMAALVLSACAPAATEAPAPPEAPPAAPTEAPPPPPTEAPPEPTGLVCQVTDTGGIDDKSFNATAWKGVTDSMDQLGVEGKYLESQQQTDYEKNINAFIEEGCDLIVTVGFLLGDATAAGATANPDVSFTIVDYAYDPTIPNVVGQVFNTNEAAFLAGYAAAGMTKTGKVGTFGGIQIPPVTVFMDGFALGVDYYNAQKGTAVEVLGWDPAAQTGLFTGNFESTDDGRRLGETLMDEGADIIMPVAGPVGLGTAAAAQERGNAYIIGVDSDWFLTAPEYAAIILTSVLKNMDVTTMNVVKTVLDGSYAGGVTVGTLENGGVGLADFHDMASMVPAELQAELQDVAAKVIAGEIKTSP; from the coding sequence ATGAAGAAGTCATACGCCTTACTGTCGCTGCTCGTCATGGCGGCCCTGGTGCTGTCGGCGTGCGCACCGGCGGCCACCGAGGCCCCGGCGCCCCCCGAAGCTCCGCCGGCCGCTCCAACCGAGGCCCCACCGCCTCCGCCGACCGAGGCCCCACCGGAGCCGACGGGCCTGGTCTGCCAGGTGACCGACACCGGCGGCATCGATGATAAGTCGTTCAACGCCACCGCCTGGAAGGGCGTGACCGACTCGATGGACCAGCTCGGCGTCGAGGGCAAGTACCTCGAGTCGCAGCAGCAGACCGACTACGAGAAGAACATCAACGCCTTCATCGAAGAGGGCTGCGATCTGATCGTGACCGTCGGCTTCCTGCTGGGTGACGCCACGGCCGCCGGGGCCACGGCCAATCCGGATGTGAGTTTCACGATCGTCGACTACGCCTATGACCCGACGATCCCGAACGTGGTCGGGCAGGTGTTCAACACCAATGAGGCCGCCTTCCTGGCTGGCTATGCCGCTGCCGGCATGACCAAGACCGGCAAGGTCGGCACCTTTGGCGGCATTCAGATCCCGCCCGTGACCGTGTTCATGGACGGCTTCGCCCTGGGCGTCGACTACTACAACGCTCAGAAGGGCACCGCGGTCGAGGTTCTCGGCTGGGATCCTGCGGCGCAGACGGGCCTGTTCACCGGCAACTTCGAGAGCACCGATGACGGTCGCCGCCTCGGCGAGACGCTGATGGACGAAGGCGCCGACATCATCATGCCGGTCGCTGGCCCCGTCGGCCTGGGCACGGCAGCCGCCGCCCAGGAACGCGGCAACGCCTACATCATCGGCGTGGACTCTGACTGGTTCCTGACCGCCCCCGAGTACGCCGCGATCATCCTGACCTCCGTCCTGAAGAACATGGACGTGACGACGATGAATGTGGTCAAGACGGTGCTGGATGGGTCGTACGCCGGTGGCGTGACAGTCGGCACGCTGGAGAACGGCGGTGTCGGTCTGGCGGACTTCCATGACATGGCCTCGATGGTTCCTGCCGAGTTGCAGGCTGAGCTCCAGGACGTTGCGGCCAAGGTCATTGCGGGCGAGATCAAGACCTCCCCGTAA
- a CDS encoding ABC transporter permease, translated as MATNPSPKPDASKVLVQELMGEGPSQLTKSRWRKIADLVLVPLLSVFTALLIGAVIIALSSEDVWVAFRDSIGAGLKASFELIVSTYAALFAGAIGDPAKIKAALESGDPMAIRRAFNPFFETLVASTPYIYGGLAVALGFRGGLFNIGVEGQLFIGAITSAFVGYSLTGLPLWIHLPLTLLAGFAGGALWGFIPGYLKARTGAHEVINTIMLNYIAFRLSDWLLTGPMKRPDSFNPVSPFIQDTAKLPRFFDSPIRFHAGFFLALIVAYLVYWFLFKTRWGFDLRSVGANLHAARYAGMSIFLWTVMAMTLSGGLGGLAGSNEVLGVNYNLAMAFSSGYGFDSIALALLGKSHPLGVVLSALLFGALRNGATRMMVVSGIPIDIISILQALILAFIAAPAIIRTIYRLKAPAEGDEGIALRGWGS; from the coding sequence TTGGCGACCAATCCGTCTCCTAAGCCCGATGCCTCCAAGGTCCTCGTCCAAGAATTGATGGGGGAGGGCCCCAGCCAGCTCACCAAGTCGCGCTGGCGCAAGATCGCTGACCTGGTGTTGGTGCCGTTGTTGTCGGTATTCACGGCGCTGTTGATCGGAGCGGTGATCATCGCGCTGAGCTCCGAAGACGTCTGGGTGGCATTCCGCGACTCGATCGGGGCCGGCCTGAAAGCCTCATTCGAGTTGATCGTCAGCACCTACGCCGCCCTGTTCGCCGGCGCCATTGGCGACCCGGCCAAGATCAAGGCTGCTCTGGAAAGCGGCGACCCGATGGCGATCCGCCGTGCCTTCAACCCCTTCTTTGAAACGCTGGTGGCGTCGACCCCCTACATCTACGGCGGTTTGGCGGTCGCCCTGGGCTTCCGGGGCGGGCTGTTCAACATCGGCGTGGAAGGCCAGCTGTTCATCGGTGCGATCACGTCTGCCTTCGTCGGCTACTCGCTCACCGGTTTGCCGCTGTGGATCCATCTGCCGCTCACGCTGCTGGCGGGATTTGCCGGCGGGGCGCTGTGGGGCTTCATCCCCGGCTATCTCAAGGCCCGCACCGGCGCGCACGAAGTTATCAACACCATCATGCTCAACTACATCGCTTTCCGGCTCTCCGACTGGCTCCTCACCGGCCCGATGAAACGGCCGGACTCGTTCAACCCCGTGAGCCCGTTCATCCAGGATACCGCCAAGCTACCGCGCTTCTTCGACAGCCCGATCCGCTTTCACGCTGGCTTCTTCTTGGCCCTGATCGTGGCCTACCTGGTCTACTGGTTCCTGTTCAAGACCCGCTGGGGTTTCGACCTGCGTAGCGTGGGCGCCAACCTTCACGCCGCCCGATACGCCGGGATGAGCATCTTCCTGTGGACGGTGATGGCGATGACGCTCTCGGGTGGGTTGGGCGGCCTGGCCGGCTCGAATGAGGTCCTGGGGGTGAACTACAACCTGGCGATGGCCTTCTCCTCCGGCTACGGCTTCGACAGCATCGCCCTGGCGCTGCTGGGCAAGAGCCATCCCCTGGGGGTGGTGCTCTCGGCGCTGCTCTTCGGGGCGCTGCGCAACGGGGCCACTCGCATGATGGTGGTCTCCGGCATCCCGATCGACATCATCTCGATCCTGCAGGCGCTGATCCTGGCCTTCATCGCTGCTCCGGCGATCATCCGCACGATCTACCGCCTGAAGGCCCCAGCGGAGGGCGATGAGGGAATCGCCCTGCGGGGATGGGGGTCGTAG
- a CDS encoding ABC transporter ATP-binding protein, whose amino-acid sequence MAPVLELKQISKRFPGVLANDHIDLTLEQGEIHALLGENGAGKTTLMNILYGLYKPDEGEIRVRGQAIEVHSPSDAIAAGVGMVHQHFMLVPVFTVTENVMLGEETLRAGVVLDRKTTARRVAKISEQFGLAVDPDAYVRDLPVGVQQRVEIIKLLYREADILILDEPTAVLAPQEADELFKIMRSLAQQGKSIIFITHKLREVLDVADRITVLRRGAVVGSTTPAEADKAKLAAMMVGRAVQLEVDKEAHKAGEPVLHVTDLVVIDDRRQVAVDGVTFDVRAGEVLGVAGVQGNGQTELVQALTALRKVESGTIMLLGTDLSRATPRSVTEAGVAHIPEDRQRDGLILPFPVSENLVLQTYYLPPYSKGVNIQYAAIDDNARMLIGEFDIRTPGPGTPVGSLSGGNQQKVIVAREFSRPIQLLVASQPTRGLDVGSIEYIHRRIIEKRDQGCAVLLVSPELDEVMQLSDRIAVMYRGKIVAILNAEEVSKAYVGLLMAGVPLEQAGQPSRPTKVEVTL is encoded by the coding sequence ATGGCTCCTGTCCTCGAACTCAAGCAGATCAGCAAGCGTTTTCCCGGCGTGTTGGCGAATGACCACATCGACCTGACCCTCGAGCAGGGGGAGATCCATGCCTTGCTCGGGGAGAACGGCGCCGGCAAGACGACGCTGATGAATATCCTGTACGGCCTGTACAAACCGGATGAAGGCGAGATCCGCGTGCGCGGGCAGGCGATCGAGGTCCACTCCCCGTCCGACGCCATTGCCGCCGGCGTGGGCATGGTGCACCAGCATTTCATGCTCGTGCCGGTCTTCACCGTCACTGAAAACGTCATGCTTGGCGAAGAGACGCTGCGGGCCGGGGTCGTCCTCGACCGCAAGACGACCGCCAGGCGGGTCGCCAAGATCTCCGAGCAGTTCGGCCTGGCGGTCGATCCGGACGCATACGTGCGTGACCTTCCTGTAGGCGTGCAGCAGCGGGTGGAGATTATCAAGCTGCTGTACCGCGAGGCCGACATCCTGATCCTGGATGAGCCGACTGCGGTGCTGGCGCCGCAAGAAGCCGACGAACTCTTCAAGATCATGCGTTCTCTGGCGCAGCAGGGAAAATCCATCATCTTCATCACCCACAAGCTGCGCGAGGTGCTCGATGTTGCCGACCGGATCACCGTGTTGCGGCGTGGAGCGGTAGTGGGTTCGACGACCCCGGCTGAGGCCGACAAGGCCAAGCTGGCGGCGATGATGGTCGGGCGAGCGGTGCAGCTCGAGGTGGATAAGGAAGCGCACAAAGCGGGCGAGCCCGTGCTGCACGTCACCGACCTGGTGGTGATTGACGACCGTCGTCAGGTGGCGGTGGACGGGGTGACCTTCGATGTCCGCGCCGGCGAGGTGTTGGGTGTGGCGGGCGTGCAGGGCAATGGCCAGACCGAGCTGGTGCAGGCATTGACCGCGCTGCGCAAGGTCGAGTCGGGCACGATCATGCTGCTGGGCACCGATCTGAGCCGGGCGACGCCGCGCTCGGTCACCGAGGCTGGCGTGGCCCACATCCCCGAGGACCGTCAGCGCGACGGATTGATCCTGCCCTTCCCAGTCTCCGAGAATCTGGTGTTGCAGACCTACTATCTGCCGCCCTACAGCAAGGGTGTGAACATCCAGTACGCGGCGATCGATGACAACGCCCGCATGCTGATCGGGGAGTTTGACATCCGCACTCCCGGCCCGGGCACGCCAGTCGGCTCCCTCTCGGGCGGCAACCAACAGAAGGTGATTGTGGCGCGGGAGTTCTCGCGACCCATCCAACTGCTTGTCGCCTCGCAGCCGACCCGCGGACTGGATGTCGGATCAATCGAGTACATCCACCGGCGCATCATCGAGAAGCGCGATCAGGGATGCGCCGTGCTGCTTGTGTCGCCCGAACTGGACGAGGTGATGCAGCTTTCCGATCGAATCGCCGTGATGTATCGCGGCAAAATCGTCGCTATCTTGAACGCCGAAGAAGTCAGCAAGGCATACGTCGGCCTGCTGATGGCGGGTGTGCCCCTCGAGCAGGCGGGCCAGCCGAGCCGGCCGACCAAGGTCGAAGTCACGCTGTAG
- a CDS encoding DNA translocase FtsK 4TM domain-containing protein has product MASRLSIALPSGVWPLSRERKLDVLGVVLALTGGLTLWLMLSGPTGLGRSWILLLRSLVGWGLIVVPIGLIAIGLWLVLRHFGERLPRLTIGQIVGVGLLYLALLAVLHAVLGADDWAQTVEMARQGQGGGMIGGTIAYLLLSGLGAAGGAVVLLAVGVWAAGLISRTSLVAWVSRLPQPVPARPVAAAPTVAAPRRPMEGTPPGPGAAPSRPAVPPRPQPALEIAPEVVPSQPAWSLPEIAEILEPGVEGKADDAFDRQRAKMIEETLMAFGAPAHVVETNRGPTITQFGVEPDFLDGRGGRRTKVKISKISALADDLALALAATSIRVEAPVPGKGFVGIEVPNPEVSLVALRDLLESPQARKVTSKLRIALGRDVSGQPIAADLASMPHLLIAGTTGSGKSVCVNAIIACLLMQATPDELKFVMVDPKRVELTFYNGVPHLLAPVVVDLERVVPALQWVAREMDERYRKFARDGARNIMEFNAKAAAAGQKAMPFLVVVIDELADLMMMAPDETERVVTRLAQLARATGIHLVIATQRPSVDVVTGLIKANFPSRIAFAVASSVDSRVILDQPGAERLLGRGDMLFQAPDAAAPVRMQGAYVSEIELNRLILFWRAAARTGESPSAGTALPVGMALPSGVPLKQAPLWEEMEGGKGAEAGDPLYPEAVAIVRGMRRASISLLQRRMRIGYTRSARLIDQLEANAIIGPAKEGSQAREVLDYGPLPMGEGPE; this is encoded by the coding sequence GTGGCCTCCAGACTATCCATTGCGCTGCCGTCAGGCGTTTGGCCGCTCTCGCGTGAGCGGAAGCTGGACGTGCTCGGCGTCGTCCTGGCCCTAACTGGGGGATTGACGCTCTGGCTGATGCTTTCGGGACCGACCGGCCTAGGGCGGAGTTGGATTCTGCTTCTGCGCTCGTTGGTCGGCTGGGGGCTGATCGTGGTCCCGATCGGCCTGATCGCCATCGGGCTCTGGCTGGTGCTGCGCCACTTCGGCGAACGGCTGCCGCGCCTGACGATCGGACAGATCGTGGGCGTCGGACTGCTGTACCTGGCCCTGCTGGCCGTCTTGCATGCGGTGTTAGGAGCGGACGACTGGGCCCAGACGGTCGAGATGGCACGGCAAGGCCAGGGCGGTGGCATGATCGGGGGAACGATTGCCTACCTGTTGCTCAGCGGGCTGGGAGCCGCTGGGGGGGCGGTTGTGCTGCTGGCAGTGGGCGTTTGGGCGGCGGGCCTGATCAGCCGGACCTCGCTGGTGGCATGGGTGTCACGTCTCCCCCAGCCTGTGCCCGCCCGCCCAGTTGCCGCAGCGCCGACCGTGGCTGCACCTCGGCGTCCGATGGAGGGCACCCCGCCGGGGCCTGGGGCCGCGCCCTCGCGACCCGCCGTGCCGCCCCGGCCGCAGCCGGCGCTCGAGATAGCGCCGGAGGTTGTACCCTCCCAGCCGGCGTGGTCGTTGCCGGAGATTGCCGAGATCCTGGAGCCCGGGGTCGAAGGCAAAGCCGATGATGCCTTCGACCGCCAACGCGCCAAGATGATCGAAGAGACGCTGATGGCCTTCGGCGCGCCGGCGCATGTGGTGGAAACCAACCGCGGCCCGACGATCACCCAATTCGGCGTCGAGCCGGATTTCCTCGACGGACGGGGCGGCCGGCGGACCAAGGTCAAGATCAGCAAGATCTCGGCCCTGGCGGATGACCTGGCGCTGGCGCTGGCCGCGACCTCGATCCGGGTGGAAGCGCCGGTGCCGGGCAAGGGCTTCGTGGGCATCGAAGTCCCCAACCCGGAGGTCTCCCTGGTGGCGCTACGCGACCTACTGGAGTCGCCGCAGGCGCGCAAGGTGACCTCGAAGCTGCGCATCGCCCTCGGCCGCGATGTCTCCGGCCAGCCGATCGCGGCTGACCTGGCATCGATGCCGCATCTGCTGATCGCCGGCACAACGGGCTCGGGCAAGTCGGTGTGCGTCAACGCCATTATCGCCTGCCTGCTGATGCAGGCCACCCCCGACGAGCTCAAGTTCGTCATGGTCGATCCCAAGCGGGTCGAGCTGACCTTCTACAACGGTGTACCTCACCTGCTGGCGCCGGTAGTGGTGGATCTGGAGCGAGTCGTGCCGGCCCTGCAGTGGGTGGCGCGCGAGATGGACGAGCGCTACCGCAAGTTCGCCCGTGACGGCGCCCGCAACATCATGGAGTTCAACGCCAAGGCGGCGGCTGCCGGGCAGAAAGCCATGCCGTTCCTGGTCGTGGTCATCGATGAACTGGCGGATCTGATGATGATGGCCCCGGACGAGACCGAGCGGGTGGTGACCCGCCTGGCACAACTGGCGCGGGCCACGGGGATTCACTTGGTGATCGCCACCCAGCGCCCGTCGGTGGACGTGGTCACCGGCTTGATCAAGGCCAACTTCCCCTCCCGCATCGCCTTCGCCGTGGCCTCGTCGGTCGACAGCCGGGTGATCCTCGACCAGCCGGGGGCGGAGCGGCTGCTGGGCCGGGGGGACATGCTCTTCCAGGCGCCGGATGCCGCCGCCCCGGTGCGCATGCAGGGCGCCTACGTCTCCGAGATCGAGCTCAACCGCCTGATCCTCTTCTGGCGGGCGGCGGCCCGCACCGGCGAAAGCCCGAGCGCGGGTACCGCCCTGCCGGTGGGGATGGCGCTCCCATCCGGCGTCCCGCTCAAGCAGGCGCCGCTCTGGGAGGAGATGGAAGGCGGCAAAGGGGCGGAGGCAGGGGATCCGCTGTATCCGGAGGCGGTGGCGATTGTGCGCGGCATGCGCCGGGCGTCAATCTCGCTGCTGCAGCGGCGGATGCGTATAGGCTATACCCGCTCCGCCCGCCTGATCGATCAGCTCGAAGCCAACGCCATAATCGGACCGGCCAAGGAGGGTTCGCAGGCACGCGAGGTGCTGGACTACGGCCCCCTGCCCATGGGGGAAGGGCCGGAGTGA